A region from the Nocardioides exalbidus genome encodes:
- a CDS encoding DUF3048 C-terminal domain-containing protein → MGHRGRPPQGGKATSLTADFGNHSTSWQYQGGTYVNTNSYAAQGDQFPADSVLVMRVKVGDAGYRDPAGYPVPETKFEGTGAALLFHGGRVVRGTWEKDGLTGTIQLSTKDGELTVPAGHVWVELVPAVNGDVTFAK, encoded by the coding sequence GTGGGGCACCGAGGCCGACCTCCCCAAGGGGGCAAGGCGACGTCCCTGACCGCCGACTTCGGCAACCACTCCACCTCGTGGCAGTACCAGGGCGGCACCTACGTCAACACCAACTCCTACGCCGCGCAGGGCGACCAGTTCCCGGCCGACTCCGTGCTCGTGATGCGGGTCAAGGTCGGCGACGCGGGCTACCGCGACCCCGCCGGCTACCCGGTCCCGGAGACCAAGTTCGAGGGCACCGGCGCCGCGCTGCTCTTCCACGGCGGCCGGGTCGTGCGCGGCACCTGGGAGAAGGACGGCCTGACCGGCACGATCCAGCTGTCCACGAAGGATGGCGAGCTCACCGTCCCGGCCGGGCACGTGTGGGTCGAGCTGGTGCCCGCCGTCAACGGCGACGTCACCTTCGCGAAGTAG
- a CDS encoding C40 family peptidase → MPAISRTARAGALALAGLGLTASTMVALPATAAPTGTDASPLVVAKDKHHQSAKDRKEKRERRAAERLDTRVLGALGTAMRQRGDAYSYGAAGPNAFDCSGLVYYSYRRAGFPVPRTSGAQAGYTSRVAKRDMRPGDLMFFHGSGGVYHAAVFLRWVRGHALMVHAPGSGQRVQVAVPWTSSWFGGTLRR, encoded by the coding sequence ATGCCTGCGATCTCTCGTACGGCCCGAGCCGGTGCGCTCGCGCTCGCCGGACTCGGCCTCACTGCATCGACGATGGTGGCCCTCCCGGCCACTGCTGCCCCCACGGGCACCGACGCGAGCCCGCTCGTCGTCGCGAAGGACAAGCACCACCAGTCCGCGAAGGACCGGAAGGAGAAGCGCGAGCGCCGGGCGGCCGAGCGGCTCGACACCCGCGTCCTCGGCGCCCTCGGCACCGCGATGCGCCAGCGCGGCGACGCCTATTCCTACGGGGCAGCCGGCCCGAACGCCTTCGACTGCTCCGGCCTCGTCTACTACAGCTACCGCCGTGCGGGCTTCCCCGTGCCGCGCACGTCCGGCGCCCAGGCCGGCTACACCTCGCGCGTCGCGAAGCGCGACATGCGCCCCGGCGACCTGATGTTCTTCCACGGCTCCGGCGGGGTCTACCACGCCGCGGTCTTCCTGCGCTGGGTGCGCGGGCACGCGCTGATGGTCCACGCGCCCGGCTCCGGCCAGCGGGTCCAGGTGGCCGTGCCGTGGACGTCGTCGTGGTTCGGCGGGACCTTGCGCCGCTGA
- a CDS encoding HIT family protein, giving the protein MADCVFCRIVAGDLPGHVVLETDDFMAFLDTRPVFKGHVLLVPRVHVETLPELPEELGAGFVRASQRLATAVMEGLGAQGSFVAINNTVSQSVPHLHLHVVPRTKGDGLRGFFWPRTKYADGEAEDHAERLRAALDA; this is encoded by the coding sequence GTGGCCGACTGCGTGTTCTGCCGGATCGTCGCCGGTGACCTCCCCGGTCACGTCGTGCTCGAGACCGACGACTTCATGGCGTTCCTCGACACCCGCCCGGTGTTCAAGGGGCACGTCCTGCTGGTGCCGCGCGTGCACGTCGAGACCCTGCCCGAGCTGCCCGAGGAGCTCGGGGCCGGGTTCGTCAGGGCCTCCCAGCGGCTGGCGACCGCGGTGATGGAGGGGCTCGGCGCGCAGGGGTCGTTCGTGGCGATCAACAACACGGTGAGCCAGTCGGTCCCGCACCTGCACCTGCACGTCGTGCCCCGGACGAAGGGCGACGGCCTGCGCGGCTTCTTCTGGCCCCGCACGAAGTACGCCGACGGGGAGGCCGAGGACCACGCCGAGCGGCTGCGCGCGGCGCTGGACGCCTAG
- a CDS encoding DUF3048 domain-containing protein: MRHRPHLTSSRAVVATLVAASLLLAGCAGGSDEEEPSDASSSEPSPSATSEPPEPTYWPLTGLERTGKAPKHPVIVTKVDNTSSSAPQVGLGSADLVVEELVEGGYTRLAAFYYSQVPADIGPVRSMRASDISIVPEGATVVTSGAAQITINRINAAGIPWITEGAAGVYRDSSRSAPYNLFAHLSEISKRLTTKDEPPAYLPWGTEADLPKGARRRP, from the coding sequence GTGCGTCACCGCCCCCACCTCACCTCGTCCCGAGCAGTGGTCGCCACGCTCGTCGCCGCCTCGCTCCTCCTCGCGGGCTGCGCCGGCGGGTCGGACGAGGAGGAGCCGAGCGACGCCTCGTCCTCCGAGCCGAGCCCGTCCGCGACGAGCGAGCCGCCGGAGCCGACGTACTGGCCGCTGACCGGCCTCGAGCGCACGGGCAAGGCGCCGAAGCACCCGGTGATCGTGACGAAGGTCGACAACACCTCCTCCAGCGCGCCGCAGGTCGGCCTGGGCTCGGCGGACCTCGTGGTCGAGGAGCTCGTCGAGGGCGGCTACACCCGCCTGGCGGCGTTCTACTACTCCCAGGTCCCGGCCGACATCGGTCCGGTCCGCTCGATGCGCGCCAGCGACATCAGCATCGTGCCCGAGGGCGCGACCGTGGTGACCAGCGGCGCCGCGCAGATCACGATCAACCGCATCAACGCCGCTGGGATCCCGTGGATCACCGAGGGTGCGGCGGGCGTCTACCGCGACAGCTCGCGCTCCGCGCCCTACAACCTCTTCGCCCACCTGTCGGAGATCTCGAAGCGCCTCACCACGAAGGACGAGCCGCCGGCCTACCTCCCGTGGGGCACCGAGGCCGACCTCCCCAAGGGGGCAAGGCGACGTCCCTGA
- a CDS encoding putative immunity protein → MILPQVRDPRLVTIRRGGSLTDDHHRLLALWAAACAEHVLDHFETAQPSDARPRDAIGATRRWARGEAPMMATRAVGGHAMGAARELVGAPRFAAYAAGQAAVVAHVAEHDLGAAAYAIRAAVAAAPADAAESTRLAERAWQRDRLPADVRDLVLEDQQRRSDICWNVFDD, encoded by the coding sequence ATGATCCTGCCTCAGGTCCGTGATCCCCGACTGGTCACGATCCGTCGCGGCGGGAGCCTGACCGACGACCACCACCGGCTCCTCGCCCTGTGGGCGGCCGCGTGCGCCGAGCACGTGCTGGACCACTTCGAGACCGCGCAGCCGTCTGACGCGCGACCGCGGGACGCGATCGGGGCGACGCGCCGCTGGGCCCGCGGCGAGGCTCCGATGATGGCGACCCGTGCCGTCGGCGGGCACGCGATGGGAGCCGCCCGCGAGCTGGTCGGCGCCCCGCGCTTCGCGGCGTACGCCGCCGGGCAGGCCGCCGTCGTGGCGCACGTGGCCGAGCACGACCTGGGGGCGGCGGCGTACGCCATCAGGGCCGCGGTGGCCGCGGCGCCGGCCGACGCCGCGGAGTCGACCAGGCTCGCGGAGCGCGCGTGGCAGCGCGACCGGTTGCCGGCCGACGTCCGCGACCTCGTGCTCGAGGACCAGCAGCGTCGCAGCGACATCTGCTGGAACGTCTTCGACGACTGA
- a CDS encoding DUF3039 domain-containing protein, whose product MSTIGFSPGSQTVEERQTVPTDEGDHERFSHYVPKDKLTEAMVLGTPVIALCGKVWVPSRAPEKFPVCPDCKEIWESMKPGDGDDSGSGPEA is encoded by the coding sequence ATGAGCACCATCGGATTCTCGCCTGGCAGCCAGACGGTCGAAGAGCGACAGACGGTGCCCACCGACGAGGGCGACCACGAGCGGTTCTCGCACTACGTCCCCAAGGACAAGCTCACCGAGGCGATGGTCCTGGGCACCCCCGTGATCGCCCTGTGCGGCAAGGTCTGGGTCCCTTCGAGGGCCCCTGAGAAATTCCCCGTGTGCCCGGACTGCAAGGAGATCTGGGAGTCGATGAAGCCGGGCGACGGCGACGACTCCGGTTCGGGTCCCGAGGCGTGA
- a CDS encoding YqgE/AlgH family protein, giving the protein MALSSGMLLVATPALQDPNFADTVVLLLDVNDEGALGVVLNRPSQVLVADVLAPWRDVVAEPEVLFRGGPVGLDGALAVARLRNPQDAPVGWRPVDGRVGMVDLDTPTELVDGSVSAMRVFAGYAGWGAGQLDGEVERGDWYVVHAESGDAFRPDTTGLWRDVMRRQPGMLAWHVNRPVDPDMN; this is encoded by the coding sequence ATGGCGCTGTCCTCGGGAATGCTGCTGGTGGCGACGCCTGCCCTGCAGGACCCGAACTTCGCCGACACCGTCGTGCTGCTGCTCGACGTCAACGACGAGGGTGCGCTCGGCGTGGTGCTCAACCGGCCCTCGCAGGTGCTCGTGGCCGACGTGCTGGCGCCGTGGCGTGACGTGGTCGCGGAACCCGAGGTGCTCTTCCGGGGAGGCCCGGTCGGCCTCGACGGAGCCCTGGCGGTCGCACGGCTGCGCAACCCCCAGGACGCCCCGGTCGGCTGGCGACCGGTCGACGGCCGTGTCGGCATGGTCGACCTCGACACCCCGACCGAGCTGGTCGACGGCTCGGTGTCCGCGATGCGGGTCTTCGCCGGCTACGCCGGGTGGGGTGCGGGCCAGCTCGACGGCGAGGTCGAGCGCGGTGACTGGTACGTCGTCCACGCCGAGTCGGGCGACGCGTTCCGCCCCGACACGACCGGGCTCTGGCGCGACGTGATGCGCCGCCAGCCGGGCATGCTCGCGTGGCACGTGAACCGGCCCGTCGACCCCGACATGAACTGA
- a CDS encoding SDR family NAD(P)-dependent oxidoreductase, with translation MGRFDHRVAVVTGAARGIGFGIAQRFASEGASIAILDLDEAAAQDAAGRLELTEGARAVGIGCDVVDSAAAETAVQRVVDELGGIHVLVNNAGITRDNLLFKMTEDDWDLVMGVHLKGVFNMTKSAQSRFVEQKYGKILNLSSVSALGNRGQANYSAAKMGIQGLTRTLGIELGPYGITANAIAPGFIVTEMTDATARRLKMEPEELQRLNAEATPVRRVGQPEDIAAAAAFLCSDDASFITGQTLYVDGGRKLG, from the coding sequence ATGGGTCGTTTCGACCACCGCGTCGCCGTCGTCACCGGAGCCGCCCGGGGCATCGGGTTCGGCATCGCCCAGCGCTTCGCGAGCGAGGGCGCCTCGATCGCGATCCTCGACCTCGACGAGGCCGCCGCCCAGGACGCTGCCGGCCGGCTGGAGCTGACCGAGGGAGCGCGCGCCGTCGGCATCGGCTGCGACGTCGTCGACTCCGCAGCGGCGGAGACGGCTGTCCAGCGCGTGGTCGACGAGCTCGGCGGCATCCACGTCCTCGTCAACAACGCCGGCATCACCCGCGACAACCTGCTGTTCAAGATGACCGAGGACGACTGGGACCTCGTCATGGGCGTCCACCTCAAGGGCGTCTTCAACATGACCAAGTCCGCCCAGTCGCGATTCGTGGAGCAGAAGTACGGCAAGATCCTCAACCTCTCGAGCGTCTCGGCGCTCGGCAACCGCGGCCAGGCCAACTACTCGGCCGCCAAGATGGGCATCCAGGGGCTGACCCGCACGCTGGGCATCGAGCTCGGCCCCTACGGCATCACCGCCAACGCCATCGCGCCCGGCTTCATCGTCACCGAGATGACCGACGCGACCGCTCGCCGCCTCAAGATGGAGCCCGAGGAGCTGCAGCGCCTCAACGCCGAGGCCACGCCCGTACGACGCGTCGGCCAGCCCGAGGACATCGCCGCCGCGGCCGCGTTCCTCTGCAGCGACGATGCGTCCTTCATCACAGGACAGACGCTCTACGTCGACGGAGGACGCAAGCTCGGCTGA
- the uvrA gene encoding excinuclease ABC subunit UvrA gives MTHDPTDRFVHVRGASENNLRDVDLDLPRDAMVAFTGVSGSGKSSLAFGTLYAEAQRRYFESVAPYARRLLQQVGAPHVREITGLPPAVALQQRRGAPSSRSTVGTLTTLSNLLRILYSRAGTYPEGAPPLAAEAFSPNTVAGACPTCHGLGEAHDVAEDLLVPDESLSIRDGAIAAWPGAWQGKNLLRVTKAVGIDVDVPWRELDRKDRDWLLYTDEQPRVLIDRRGEADDTTGRDYHGTFWSARKHVRHTLADTKSQMMRDKAMRFVRSTVCPVCHGTGLQPESLAVTFRGLSIAETSALTFAELATFLRPESEDGEGEVARRLTQDIVERVEVLLDLGLGYLALGRSSTTLSPGEAQRLRIATQLRSGLFGVVYVLDEPSAGLHPADAEPLLDVLDRLKDSGNSLFVVEHDLDVVRRADWIVDIGPGAGEAGGQVLYSGPVAGLEEVGDSVTGAHLFGRVAPLERHGRTPHGWLHLHGVSRHNLTDLSVDLPLCVLTAVTGVSGSGKSTLVTQVLAELVRRHLGQAPDDAEDSELEIDVHDVTGLESFDRLVRVDQRPIGRTPRSNLATYTGLFDAVRKVFAATPEAMARGYGVGRFSFNVAEGRCETCQGEGFVSVELLFLPGTYAPCPTCRGARYNAETLEITWHGLTIADVLDLTVEQAVDVLAGTPAAARSLQTLREVGLGYLRLGQPATELSGGEAQRIKLATELQRARRGHALYLLDEPTAGLHPADIALLLRQLHRLVDAGNTVVLVEHDLDTIATADWVIDLGPGGGDQGGRVVATGTPADIAGTAGSATAPYLARHLHRQPARQPARQPDRRGS, from the coding sequence GTGACCCACGACCCGACGGACCGCTTCGTCCACGTGCGGGGAGCCAGCGAGAACAACCTCCGCGACGTCGACCTGGACCTCCCCCGCGATGCGATGGTGGCCTTCACCGGCGTGTCGGGATCCGGCAAGTCCTCCCTCGCCTTCGGCACCCTCTACGCCGAGGCCCAGCGGCGCTACTTCGAGTCCGTCGCCCCCTACGCCCGCCGGCTGCTGCAGCAGGTCGGTGCACCGCACGTCCGGGAGATCACCGGGCTGCCGCCGGCGGTGGCCCTGCAGCAGCGTCGCGGCGCGCCGAGCTCGCGGTCCACGGTCGGCACGCTGACGACGCTGTCCAACCTCCTCCGCATCCTCTACTCCCGTGCCGGCACCTATCCCGAGGGAGCGCCGCCGCTGGCCGCCGAGGCCTTCTCGCCGAACACGGTGGCTGGCGCGTGCCCCACCTGCCACGGGCTGGGGGAGGCCCACGACGTCGCCGAGGACCTCCTCGTGCCCGACGAGTCGCTGAGCATCCGCGACGGTGCGATCGCTGCGTGGCCGGGCGCCTGGCAGGGCAAGAACCTGCTGCGGGTGACCAAGGCGGTCGGCATCGACGTCGACGTGCCGTGGCGCGAGCTGGACCGGAAGGACCGGGACTGGTTGCTCTACACCGACGAGCAGCCGCGGGTGCTCATCGACCGACGCGGGGAGGCCGACGACACCACCGGCCGCGACTACCACGGAACCTTCTGGAGCGCTCGCAAGCACGTGCGCCACACGCTGGCCGACACCAAGAGCCAGATGATGCGGGACAAGGCGATGCGCTTCGTGCGCAGCACCGTCTGCCCGGTCTGCCACGGCACCGGTCTGCAGCCGGAGTCGCTGGCGGTCACCTTCCGTGGGCTGAGCATCGCCGAGACGAGTGCGCTCACGTTCGCCGAGCTGGCCACGTTCCTCCGCCCGGAGAGCGAGGACGGCGAGGGCGAGGTGGCGAGGCGCCTCACCCAGGACATCGTGGAGCGCGTCGAGGTCCTCCTGGACCTGGGCCTGGGCTACCTCGCGCTCGGTCGGAGCTCGACGACGCTCTCGCCGGGCGAGGCCCAGCGGCTCCGGATCGCCACCCAGCTGCGCTCGGGGCTGTTCGGCGTCGTCTACGTCCTCGACGAGCCGTCAGCCGGTCTGCACCCGGCCGACGCCGAGCCCCTGCTCGACGTGCTCGACCGCCTGAAGGACTCGGGGAACTCGCTCTTCGTCGTGGAGCACGACCTCGACGTCGTACGCCGTGCCGACTGGATCGTCGACATCGGCCCGGGAGCCGGTGAGGCCGGGGGACAGGTCCTCTACTCCGGGCCGGTCGCCGGCCTCGAGGAGGTCGGGGACTCGGTCACCGGGGCGCACCTCTTCGGTCGCGTCGCACCCCTCGAGCGCCACGGACGCACCCCGCACGGCTGGCTGCACCTGCACGGCGTCAGCCGGCACAACCTGACCGACCTGTCCGTCGACCTCCCGCTCTGCGTGCTGACCGCGGTCACCGGGGTCTCCGGCTCGGGCAAGTCCACCCTCGTCACGCAGGTGCTCGCCGAGCTCGTGCGGCGCCACCTCGGGCAGGCGCCGGACGACGCCGAGGACAGCGAGCTCGAGATCGACGTCCACGACGTGACGGGCCTGGAGTCGTTCGACCGCCTCGTGCGCGTCGACCAGCGCCCCATCGGCCGCACCCCGCGGTCCAACCTCGCGACCTACACCGGCCTCTTCGACGCGGTCCGCAAGGTCTTCGCCGCGACACCCGAGGCGATGGCGCGCGGCTACGGCGTCGGCCGGTTCTCCTTCAACGTCGCCGAAGGTCGCTGCGAGACCTGCCAGGGGGAGGGCTTCGTCTCGGTCGAGCTGCTCTTCCTGCCCGGCACCTACGCACCGTGCCCGACGTGCCGCGGGGCCCGCTACAACGCCGAGACCCTCGAGATCACCTGGCACGGCCTGACCATCGCCGACGTCCTCGACCTGACCGTGGAGCAGGCGGTCGACGTCCTGGCCGGGACGCCGGCGGCCGCCCGCAGCCTCCAGACCCTGCGCGAGGTCGGGCTCGGCTACCTGCGCCTGGGGCAGCCGGCCACCGAGCTCAGCGGCGGCGAGGCGCAGCGCATCAAGCTCGCGACCGAGCTGCAACGCGCCCGTCGTGGTCACGCCCTCTACCTGCTCGACGAACCCACCGCAGGCCTGCACCCCGCCGACATCGCGCTGCTGCTGCGCCAGCTGCACCGACTCGTCGACGCCGGCAACACCGTGGTGCTCGTGGAGCACGACCTGGACACCATCGCCACCGCCGACTGGGTCATCGACCTCGGCCCGGGAGGTGGCGACCAGGGCGGTCGGGTGGTGGCCACGGGGACGCCGGCCGACATCGCGGGCACGGCGGGCAGCGCGACCGCGCCGTACCTGGCCCGCCACCTGCACCGGCAACCGGCCCGGCAACCGGCCCGTCAACCGGACCGGCGCGGGTCGTGA
- a CDS encoding TetR/AcrR family transcriptional regulator — translation MTRRQRYSESTKRALVDVAEQLFTEHGYTATSLDAIVAGADVTKGALYHHFSGKQAVFEAAFERVEQRATSGIAEATAGHDDPWAKSQAGLRAFLAAVQEPGYRQIVIADGPSVLGHERYREQEERSTYALVDEIVRSVLGDDAWELDDAMLDTFARIFFGAMSAAGTSVAASEDPAAAAARVEGAIGLIMAGLQQLLESGATSRR, via the coding sequence ATGACCAGGCGTCAGCGCTACTCCGAGTCGACCAAGCGCGCGCTGGTCGACGTCGCCGAGCAGCTCTTCACCGAGCACGGCTACACCGCCACGTCGCTCGATGCGATCGTGGCCGGCGCCGACGTCACCAAGGGCGCGCTCTACCACCACTTCAGCGGCAAGCAGGCGGTCTTCGAGGCCGCCTTCGAGCGGGTCGAGCAGCGCGCGACGTCGGGCATCGCGGAGGCCACCGCGGGGCACGACGACCCGTGGGCCAAGTCGCAGGCCGGGCTGCGCGCGTTCCTCGCGGCCGTGCAGGAGCCCGGCTACCGCCAGATCGTCATCGCGGACGGGCCCTCCGTGCTGGGCCACGAGCGCTACCGCGAGCAGGAGGAGCGGTCGACGTACGCCCTCGTCGACGAGATCGTGCGCTCGGTGCTCGGCGACGACGCGTGGGAGCTCGACGACGCGATGCTCGACACCTTCGCCCGGATCTTCTTCGGCGCGATGTCGGCCGCCGGCACGTCGGTGGCGGCGAGCGAAGACCCGGCCGCCGCGGCGGCGCGGGTCGAGGGCGCGATCGGCCTGATCATGGCCGGCCTCCAGCAGCTGCTGGAGAGCGGGGCTACTTCGCGAAGGTGA
- a CDS encoding DEAD/DEAH box helicase, whose amino-acid sequence MTGRPDAPLPPAWPDRAAWGTAPSLRAWQQAAMDTYTSRQPRDFLAVATPGAGKTTFALTVAADLLSRRVVDRITVVAPTEHLKTQWAEAAARAGIPIDPTYSAGKGKTSDDYVGIAVTYAGVAVNPLAMRIRTERFKTLVILDEIHHAGDALSWGEGVRESFDPATRRLALTGTPFRSDINPIPFVSYAPGEEGIPTSAADFTYGYAHALADHVVRPVLFMAYSGEMQWRTRAGDEVVARLGEPLTKDMHAQALRTALDPKGSWIPAVLEAADKRLSEVRRHVPDAGGLVIAGDQETARAYAAILKKVSGETPTVVLSDEKGSSRKIEKFTASEDRWMVAVRMVSEGVDVPRLAVGVWATTVSTPLFFAQAVGRFVRARSRGETASVFLPSVPHLLEFASDMEAQRDHVLGRRVKDEDDIFAGEEGLLAEAQQGEGASDELEMSWEALGSTASFDHVLYEGAQFGHSGEVHVGSEEEMDFLGIPGLLEADQVRELLHSRQSERARKQRSEGKGDRVVESVEQLSTHQQLGVLRRELNGLVAAWHHRTGQAHGITHSALRKECGGPPAAVANAEQLSERIDRIRDWAMRQSS is encoded by the coding sequence GTGACCGGGCGGCCTGACGCGCCGCTGCCCCCCGCGTGGCCCGACCGGGCCGCCTGGGGCACCGCGCCCTCCCTCCGTGCCTGGCAGCAGGCGGCGATGGACACCTACACCTCGCGCCAGCCGCGCGACTTCCTCGCCGTCGCGACGCCCGGAGCCGGCAAGACGACCTTCGCGCTGACGGTCGCGGCCGACCTGCTGAGCCGTCGCGTCGTCGACCGGATCACCGTCGTCGCGCCGACCGAGCACCTCAAGACGCAGTGGGCCGAGGCTGCCGCGCGCGCCGGCATCCCGATCGACCCGACCTACTCCGCCGGCAAGGGAAAGACCTCCGACGACTACGTCGGCATCGCGGTGACCTATGCCGGGGTCGCGGTCAACCCGCTCGCGATGCGCATCCGCACGGAGCGCTTCAAGACCCTCGTGATCCTCGACGAGATCCACCACGCCGGTGACGCGCTGTCGTGGGGCGAGGGCGTCCGCGAGTCCTTCGACCCGGCCACCCGCCGGCTCGCGCTGACCGGCACCCCGTTCCGCTCCGACATCAACCCGATCCCGTTCGTGAGCTACGCGCCGGGCGAGGAGGGCATCCCGACGTCGGCGGCCGACTTCACCTACGGCTACGCGCACGCGCTGGCCGACCACGTCGTCCGCCCCGTGCTCTTCATGGCCTACTCCGGCGAGATGCAGTGGCGCACCCGCGCCGGTGACGAGGTCGTCGCCCGGCTCGGTGAGCCGCTCACCAAGGACATGCACGCCCAGGCGCTGCGCACCGCGCTCGACCCGAAGGGGTCGTGGATCCCCGCCGTGCTCGAGGCTGCTGACAAGCGGCTCTCGGAGGTACGCCGCCACGTGCCCGACGCCGGTGGCCTGGTCATCGCCGGCGACCAGGAGACCGCGCGCGCCTATGCCGCGATCCTCAAGAAGGTCTCCGGCGAGACGCCCACCGTGGTGCTGTCCGACGAGAAGGGCTCCTCGAGGAAGATCGAGAAGTTCACCGCGTCCGAGGACCGCTGGATGGTCGCTGTGCGGATGGTGTCCGAGGGCGTCGACGTGCCGCGGCTCGCGGTCGGGGTCTGGGCCACGACGGTCTCGACACCGCTGTTCTTCGCGCAGGCCGTCGGCCGCTTCGTGCGCGCCCGGTCGCGCGGCGAGACCGCGTCGGTCTTCCTGCCGTCGGTGCCGCACCTGCTGGAGTTCGCCTCCGACATGGAGGCCCAGCGCGACCACGTGCTCGGGCGCCGGGTGAAGGACGAGGACGACATCTTCGCCGGCGAGGAGGGCCTCCTCGCGGAGGCCCAGCAGGGCGAGGGTGCCTCCGACGAGCTCGAGATGTCGTGGGAGGCGCTCGGCTCGACGGCGTCCTTCGACCACGTGCTCTACGAGGGCGCCCAGTTCGGCCACTCCGGCGAGGTGCACGTCGGCTCCGAGGAGGAGATGGACTTCCTTGGCATCCCCGGCCTGCTCGAGGCCGACCAGGTGCGCGAGCTGCTGCACTCGCGCCAGAGCGAGCGGGCCCGCAAGCAGAGGTCCGAGGGCAAGGGCGACCGCGTCGTGGAGTCCGTGGAGCAGCTCAGCACCCACCAGCAGCTCGGTGTGCTGCGCCGCGAGCTCAACGGACTCGTCGCCGCGTGGCACCACCGCACCGGCCAGGCGCACGGCATCACGCACTCGGCGCTGCGCAAGGAGTGCGGGGGCCCGCCCGCCGCGGTGGCCAACGCCGAGCAGCTCAGCGAGCGGATCGACCGCATCCGCGACTGGGCGATGCGCCAGTCCAGCTGA
- a CDS encoding phosphatase PAP2 family protein, which yields MRRGEFRAAGVVAAAMALAAVLVAWEHHLPIRDPDGANLPTWFRLPVIVGSAIVLDILARWALLAWRSGSPGSTTLRVVAVERWNRDQIRFTLSGLVTWYVAYVAFRNLKSYVPFVTDRLADPELARIDRLLWLGHDPAVVLHDVLGTTWANWVVAAVYLIWIGLVPASLAVALVWTRRSVYGAWYVTAISVDWCLGAILYYAVPSLGPTYSSPEWFASLARTPNTAVRDTLLSDRIEVLAGPWDTHTVQTIAAFASLHVAVMVTLCLVAEAMRLPVVLRAVAWVFLGLTMVATVYLGWHFFVDVLAGVVVGAAAFVIAAVATGNPLRRRAEPWTFRAALDESARVEVRPLDTQVD from the coding sequence GTGCGTCGAGGGGAATTCAGGGCCGCTGGGGTCGTGGCGGCGGCGATGGCCCTCGCCGCGGTGCTGGTGGCGTGGGAGCACCACCTGCCCATCCGTGACCCCGACGGGGCCAACCTGCCGACGTGGTTCCGCCTCCCGGTGATCGTGGGCTCCGCGATCGTCCTGGACATCCTCGCCCGGTGGGCGCTGCTGGCGTGGCGCTCCGGATCCCCGGGGTCGACCACCCTGCGGGTCGTGGCCGTCGAGCGGTGGAACCGCGACCAGATCCGCTTCACGCTGAGCGGACTGGTGACCTGGTACGTCGCCTACGTGGCGTTCCGCAACCTCAAGAGCTACGTCCCCTTCGTCACCGACCGCCTCGCCGACCCGGAGCTGGCCAGGATCGACCGGCTGCTGTGGCTCGGCCACGACCCGGCCGTCGTCCTCCACGACGTGCTCGGCACGACCTGGGCCAACTGGGTCGTGGCCGCGGTCTACCTGATCTGGATCGGGCTCGTGCCCGCCAGCCTGGCCGTCGCGCTCGTCTGGACGCGCCGGTCCGTCTACGGCGCCTGGTACGTCACCGCGATCTCGGTGGACTGGTGCCTGGGCGCGATCCTCTACTACGCGGTCCCCTCGTTGGGGCCGACGTACTCCTCCCCCGAGTGGTTCGCCTCCCTCGCACGGACGCCCAACACCGCCGTGCGCGACACGCTCCTCTCCGACCGCATCGAGGTCCTCGCCGGACCGTGGGACACGCACACGGTCCAGACGATCGCCGCGTTCGCCTCGCTCCACGTCGCGGTGATGGTCACCCTCTGCCTGGTGGCGGAGGCCATGCGCCTCCCCGTGGTCTTGCGTGCCGTGGCCTGGGTCTTCCTCGGGCTGACGATGGTGGCCACGGTCTACCTCGGCTGGCACTTCTTCGTCGACGTCCTGGCGGGCGTCGTCGTCGGCGCCGCTGCCTTCGTGATCGCCGCGGTGGCGACCGGCAACCCGCTCCGACGGCGTGCCGAGCCCTGGACGTTCCGCGCGGCACTCGACGAGTCCGCCCGCGTCGAGGTCCGTCCGCTCGACACCCAGGTCGACTGA